DNA sequence from the Caldivirga sp. genome:
ATGGTGGTAGGAGGATCCTAACCCTAGGTTTCCTTGGGACTGCCCTCTTCATGTTGACGCTCGCCTACGCATCGAGCATACCCCAGATAGCCCTTTATTATGCTGCAGCATCATTATTTTCATCGGCAGTGGGTGTGTCGGCAAGCATGATTATTGTAGGTTACTCAAGTAGGTCTAGGTGGAATGAATCATACTCAAGGCTCAACTTCATTAGTTCACTAGGCTACCTAATAGGCGACTTAACGGCAGCTGCGCTTTCAGGGTTCCTAAGCATCAAGGCAATCATACTCTCAATGGGTTCACTATCCCTTGCCTCAGTGGTCTTAACGCTTTATGCAATGCCCCAGGTAGTTAAGGTTAATAATACTAATAGTGACCCACCTGGGTCAATACCAGGTAGGGCATTAGAGTTAGGTAACATAATGAGCCTTATTACGCTCTACTCAGCCATCATAATATTCTACGTTTCATCAGGCATATTCAACACCCTTTACCCATATGGCCTAAGGATAGGGGGCTTATCTAAAACGTGGGTAATGGGCATAATTTCAATGGGTCTGGGGGTTCAGATACTGGGCTTTAGGATGGCGCCACGCCTAATAAGTAGGCTTGGTGGTAACGCTAAGGCTGCGTCAAGTTCAT
Encoded proteins:
- a CDS encoding MFS transporter, which codes for MKSLINQRVNWMMALMPYSIAIGPLGTLLTLEIAALRGSPIDVSYAMSAGSAAGVVAPLIWGFLLDKYGGRRILTLGFLGTALFMLTLAYASSIPQIALYYAAASLFSSAVGVSASMIIVGYSSRSRWNESYSRLNFISSLGYLIGDLTAAALSGFLSIKAIILSMGSLSLASVVLTLYAMPQVVKVNNTNSDPPGSIPGRALELGNIMSLITLYSAIIIFYVSSGIFNTLYPYGLRIGGLSKTWVMGIISMGLGVQILGFRMAPRLISRLGGNAKAASSSLILRGLSYSLIGLTSSTPVTLIATGLTLYPLAAGLAFSTFYTASNVMIFERLKNGKEGKGLGVYNVVAGSSYLTGSLASGYLANSIGIGQSYVIAGVMLWGSAYLFKLIDKNKVTEVSEVARIH